The Bacteroidota bacterium genome window below encodes:
- a CDS encoding ribose-phosphate pyrophosphokinase, which produces MSNLKVFSGRNSEYLAKKIAGKHGIKLGDVSIKTFSDGELWVKYEENIRGADLFIIQSTNPPFDNLFELLVMIDAARRASARRINAVIPYFGYARQDRKDQPRVAITAKLVANLITNAGADRVITMDLHAPQVQGFFDIPVDHLYCSQVFMESFKKMKIPNLAIATPDVGGIKMARAYAKRLHADLIVIDKRRPKPNVAEVMNIIGDVEGKNVLIIDDLIDTGGTFVNAVEALKMNGAVNVYGACTHPVFSGNAIERINNSSIKKLYVSDTLPLKEKSSKIEVKSIANLFAEAIVRTNKDQSITSLFDNVS; this is translated from the coding sequence ATGTCAAATCTCAAAGTTTTTTCAGGAAGAAATTCCGAATACCTTGCTAAAAAAATAGCGGGCAAACACGGTATTAAACTGGGCGATGTATCAATCAAAACTTTTTCAGACGGTGAACTTTGGGTAAAGTATGAAGAGAACATCAGAGGCGCTGACTTATTTATTATTCAATCTACAAATCCCCCGTTTGATAATTTATTCGAACTTCTCGTTATGATTGACGCTGCACGTAGAGCATCAGCCAGAAGAATCAATGCAGTCATTCCTTACTTCGGCTATGCAAGGCAGGACAGAAAAGACCAGCCCCGCGTTGCTATAACGGCAAAGCTTGTTGCAAATCTTATCACCAATGCCGGAGCCGACAGAGTTATCACAATGGACTTACACGCTCCACAGGTTCAGGGCTTCTTTGATATTCCCGTTGACCATCTTTATTGCTCACAAGTCTTTATGGAAAGCTTCAAGAAAATGAAGATACCGAATCTTGCAATCGCTACTCCGGATGTAGGTGGAATAAAAATGGCAAGAGCTTATGCTAAACGTCTTCATGCTGATTTAATTGTAATTGATAAACGACGCCCGAAACCAAACGTTGCCGAAGTAATGAATATAATCGGAGACGTTGAAGGAAAGAACGTTTTAATAATTGATGACTTAATAGATACAGGCGGTACTTTTGTTAATGCAGTTGAAGCATTAAAAATGAACGGAGCTGTCAATGTTTACGGCGCTTGTACACATCCTGTATTTTCCGGCAATGCAATTGAACGAATTAACAACTCGTCAATCAAAAAATTATATGTATCTGATACGTTACCATTAAAAGAAAAATCATCTAAGATTGAAGTAAAGAGCATTGCTAACTTATTTGCCGAAGCAATTGTAAGAACTAATAAAGACCAGTCAATAACATCTTTATTTGATAACGTAAGCTGA
- a CDS encoding 2-oxo acid dehydrogenase subunit E2: MMQVDILMPKMGESIMEGTILKWHKQPGDKVERDETILEISTDKVDTEVPSPESGVITELLFKEGDVVEVGHMIAKMDTDANAKAGASAPAAETKQEAPKETPKEEAKPVEASEPVAQSGGSRFYSPLVLNIASKEGIGMTELEKIPGTGAEGRVTKKDILAYVANRGSKPAETKQAEAPKTEAKPVEQKQAPKQEERKIELPKPKIDYNEEGLSVTEFDNIRQKMAEHMVASVRISPHVTATVLVDLSAIDKARNAMRDDFKTKEGFNLSYMPFICEATVKALKDFPLVNSIIDDSGTPYKAITRNMINLGIAVAMDNGGLIVPVIKSADGKNMIGIARDLNDLAKRARVKKLTLDEIQGGTFSITNYGVFGNDMGTPIINQPQVAIMGLGAIKKRPIVVETEQGDFILPKRSVYITLSFDHRLIDGALGGQFVVRVKEYLENYTM; encoded by the coding sequence ATAATGCAAGTTGATATTTTAATGCCGAAAATGGGTGAATCCATTATGGAAGGCACCATTTTAAAGTGGCACAAACAGCCAGGCGATAAAGTTGAGAGAGATGAAACCATATTAGAAATCTCTACAGATAAAGTTGATACGGAAGTACCTTCTCCCGAATCAGGAGTTATCACAGAATTATTATTCAAAGAAGGCGACGTTGTTGAAGTAGGACACATGATTGCCAAAATGGATACCGATGCAAATGCAAAAGCAGGCGCAAGCGCTCCTGCAGCCGAAACAAAACAAGAAGCTCCAAAAGAGACACCTAAAGAAGAAGCAAAACCTGTTGAAGCATCTGAACCCGTTGCACAATCCGGCGGCTCAAGATTCTATTCACCTCTTGTACTGAACATTGCTTCAAAAGAAGGAATCGGAATGACGGAGCTTGAAAAAATTCCGGGTACAGGCGCTGAAGGCAGAGTAACCAAGAAAGATATTTTAGCATACGTTGCAAACAGAGGAAGCAAACCTGCTGAAACCAAGCAAGCCGAAGCTCCTAAAACAGAAGCAAAACCGGTTGAACAGAAACAAGCACCAAAACAGGAAGAAAGAAAAATTGAGCTTCCGAAACCGAAAATCGATTACAACGAAGAAGGATTATCAGTTACAGAGTTCGATAACATCCGTCAGAAAATGGCTGAGCACATGGTTGCTTCAGTCCGTATCTCTCCGCACGTTACAGCAACTGTACTTGTTGACCTTAGCGCTATTGATAAAGCACGTAATGCTATGAGAGATGACTTCAAAACAAAAGAAGGCTTCAATCTCTCTTACATGCCGTTCATCTGCGAAGCAACTGTTAAAGCTTTGAAAGATTTCCCATTGGTAAATTCTATCATTGATGATTCAGGCACACCATACAAAGCAATTACAAGAAACATGATTAACCTTGGTATTGCAGTCGCTATGGATAACGGCGGACTTATAGTTCCTGTTATCAAATCAGCTGACGGCAAGAACATGATTGGTATTGCACGCGACCTTAACGACCTTGCAAAAAGAGCAAGAGTTAAAAAGCTGACACTCGATGAAATACAAGGTGGTACATTCTCCATCACAAACTATGGAGTGTTCGGAAACGATATGGGTACACCTATTATCAATCAGCCGCAAGTTGCAATCATGGGACTTGGAGCCATCAAGAAGAGACCAATTGTTGTTGAAACAGAACAAGGTGACTTCATTCTTCCGAAGAGAAGCGTTTACATTACACTTTCATTCGATCACAGACTTATCGACGGTGCGCTCGGCGGCCAGTTCGTTGTAAGAGTGAAAGAATATCTCGAAAACTATACAATGTAA
- a CDS encoding GNAT family N-acetyltransferase, which yields MKIRKYKTSDWQAISKIHDEARLDELSGTVDLNAFIPLEKAAFAEGLFGGEILVAEIEGEVAGFIGFNKKTIDWLYVSPAHYRKGIGRILIEYVLEKAEGDLRIAVLKNNIAALELYKKMGFKEERTFKGSMIDAEQYEAEGISLKWEKK from the coding sequence ATGAAAATTCGAAAATATAAAACGAGCGACTGGCAGGCAATTTCAAAAATTCATGATGAAGCCCGATTAGATGAGCTGAGCGGAACTGTTGATTTAAATGCATTCATTCCATTAGAGAAAGCTGCTTTTGCAGAAGGATTATTTGGAGGAGAAATCTTAGTTGCTGAAATTGAAGGTGAAGTTGCGGGATTTATCGGCTTCAACAAAAAAACAATTGACTGGCTTTATGTGTCTCCTGCTCATTACAGAAAAGGAATAGGAAGGATATTAATAGAATACGTATTGGAAAAAGCTGAAGGTGATTTAAGAATTGCCGTTTTAAAAAATAATATTGCCGCATTGGAGCTTTATAAAAAAATGGGATTTAAAGAAGAGCGGACTTTCAAGGGTTCGATGATTGACGCAGAGCAATACGAAGCTGAAGGAATTTCTTTAAAGTGGGAGAAGAAATGA
- a CDS encoding S8 family serine peptidase — MMKNILLFFISLTFTVSIYSQEKPNTKYWIYFKDKGKFTTGKVTPGSAAYEAGKSLLTEKAIKRRLKVLSEESLIDFGDLPLEEKYINGITKLNINLVAKSRWLNGVSAYLTPSQVKKIKELNFVSEVTSVRKLNKQEFINPIDLSFNEDNFFLPQETHKLDYGKSLKQLELVNVPKVHDLNITGKGVFLANIDDGFEWRSHQALNTLSVLGEHDFVNDDDNTFKEERNKFNEGFSQGDHGTATLSCMSARKDGKLYGPSFDADILLAKTEFVASETPMEEDFWLEAAEWVESQGVDVVTSSLNYRIFDAPYDSNTYKYTDLNGNRAICTIAADRCAYLGIVVCNSMGNYYQTDVPSITTPADADSIISVGAISPNGKIAGFSSNGPTADGRTKPDVVAPGVDVWVAVSKNSSGNDSTYKFGNGTSFATPITAGVCGLILSAHPELTPLQVREALRNTANNSATPNNVYGWGLINAYDAILYWGPVWSNEPEVEYKNGGMYIRTYLVSKDVIDTSKVIFAYNFETNNFIDYNMKLIENLNDGNYSGRYEVFIKDINTNDNSGKYQFITETTNDKIIWDNSNGNPQIRKIKK, encoded by the coding sequence ATGATGAAAAATATTCTGCTGTTCTTCATATCTCTGACTTTTACTGTTTCCATATACTCCCAGGAAAAACCAAATACAAAATACTGGATTTATTTTAAAGATAAGGGCAAATTTACCACGGGAAAAGTAACTCCGGGCAGCGCTGCTTATGAAGCAGGTAAATCTCTTCTGACCGAAAAAGCAATTAAGAGAAGACTTAAAGTTTTATCTGAAGAAAGCCTGATTGACTTCGGTGACCTTCCCTTAGAAGAAAAATACATAAACGGAATAACAAAGTTAAATATAAATCTCGTTGCAAAGTCACGCTGGCTTAACGGAGTTTCTGCATATCTCACTCCTTCACAGGTGAAAAAAATAAAAGAATTAAATTTTGTCTCTGAAGTAACTTCGGTAAGAAAACTTAACAAGCAGGAATTTATAAATCCTATTGACCTCTCTTTTAATGAAGATAATTTTTTTCTGCCTCAGGAAACTCACAAATTAGATTACGGAAAATCACTTAAGCAGTTAGAGCTTGTGAATGTACCTAAGGTACATGATTTAAATATTACGGGCAAAGGTGTCTTCCTCGCAAATATAGATGACGGATTTGAGTGGAGAAGTCACCAGGCACTGAATACACTTTCTGTATTAGGCGAGCACGACTTTGTGAATGACGACGATAACACTTTTAAAGAAGAGCGTAACAAATTTAATGAAGGTTTTTCACAGGGAGACCACGGCACTGCAACGCTTTCATGCATGAGCGCAAGAAAAGACGGTAAGCTTTATGGACCTTCATTTGATGCAGATATTTTACTCGCTAAGACTGAATTCGTTGCAAGCGAAACTCCTATGGAAGAAGATTTCTGGCTGGAAGCTGCAGAGTGGGTTGAGTCACAGGGAGTTGATGTAGTAACAAGCTCTCTTAACTATCGCATCTTTGATGCCCCCTACGATTCCAATACATATAAATATACAGATCTTAACGGTAACAGAGCTATTTGTACAATCGCTGCAGACAGATGCGCATACCTCGGAATAGTTGTTTGCAATTCAATGGGAAATTATTATCAGACAGATGTTCCTTCTATTACAACTCCCGCTGATGCTGATTCAATTATTTCTGTTGGTGCGATAAGTCCTAATGGAAAAATTGCAGGCTTCAGTTCTAACGGACCGACAGCCGACGGAAGAACAAAACCCGACGTAGTTGCTCCCGGTGTTGATGTATGGGTAGCTGTTTCAAAAAACAGTTCAGGTAATGACAGTACATATAAATTCGGAAACGGTACTTCATTCGCTACTCCTATAACTGCAGGTGTTTGCGGACTGATTTTATCAGCGCACCCTGAGTTAACTCCGTTGCAGGTACGGGAAGCATTGAGAAATACAGCGAATAATTCTGCCACGCCGAACAATGTTTACGGCTGGGGATTGATAAATGCTTATGATGCTATTTTATACTGGGGACCTGTGTGGAGTAATGAACCGGAAGTTGAATATAAAAATGGAGGAATGTATATAAGGACTTATTTAGTTTCAAAAGACGTAATAGACACCAGCAAAGTTATTTTTGCCTATAATTTTGAAACGAATAACTTCATAGATTATAATATGAAATTGATTGAGAATTTAAATGATGGTAACTATTCAGGCAGATACGAAGTATTTATTAAAGATATTAATACGAATGATAATTCCGGTAAATATCAATTTATTACCGAAACAACAAATGACAAAATAATTTGGGATAACAGTAATGGAAATCCTCAAATAAGAAAAATAAAAAAGTAG
- the frr gene encoding ribosome recycling factor — MIKEILKSHQDKMTKAVDHARHEFAKIRTGKATTNLLDGVKVDYYGTPTPISQVGNISTPDYHTITIQPWDKSIMGLIEKAILTSDLGLNPSNDGNVIRVPIPALNEERRKEIVKMVKKFAEESRVAIRNIRRDGIEELKKKEKEDHFSEDERKHAETEMQKLTDKHTKEIDELLVHKEKEIMEV; from the coding sequence ATGATAAAGGAAATATTAAAAAGCCATCAGGATAAAATGACGAAGGCGGTTGACCATGCAAGACATGAATTTGCAAAGATAAGAACCGGCAAAGCAACAACAAATCTTCTCGACGGGGTCAAAGTAGATTACTACGGCACACCTACTCCTATTTCACAAGTTGGAAATATCAGTACACCTGATTACCATACAATTACTATTCAGCCTTGGGATAAATCAATAATGGGTTTAATTGAAAAAGCTATTTTAACATCTGACCTTGGATTGAATCCATCGAATGACGGTAATGTTATACGTGTACCAATTCCTGCCTTAAACGAAGAACGCAGAAAAGAAATTGTGAAGATGGTGAAAAAATTTGCAGAGGAATCCCGTGTAGCAATAAGAAATATAAGAAGAGACGGAATTGAAGAGCTGAAGAAAAAAGAGAAAGAAGACCACTTTTCAGAAGATGAAAGAAAACATGCAGAGACAGAAATGCAGAAGTTGACCGATAAGCATACTAAAGAAATTGATGAGCTATTGGTTCATAAAGAAAAAGAAATAATGGAAGTTTAA
- a CDS encoding UMP kinase, whose product MGDKNYGIDNTILDHFSEEVLKIVKLKIEVGIVIGGGNIYRGLSASQQGVDRVTGDTMGMLATIINSLAIQNALEKRGIFTRVMTAIKMDEVAEPFIQRRAIRHMEKKRVVIFSGGTGSPYFTTDTAAALRAIEIKADVIIKGTRVDGVYDCDPEKNAKAKMYKKLSYINVIEQNLKVMDMTAITLCSENKLPILVFNMNKKDNLKKIVTGENIGTLIS is encoded by the coding sequence ATGGGAGATAAAAACTACGGCATTGATAACACAATTCTTGACCATTTCTCAGAAGAAGTTTTAAAAATTGTAAAGTTAAAAATAGAAGTCGGTATTGTAATAGGCGGGGGCAATATTTACCGCGGGCTTTCTGCATCGCAGCAGGGAGTTGACCGCGTAACCGGCGACACTATGGGAATGCTTGCGACTATAATTAACTCGCTTGCTATACAAAACGCTCTCGAAAAAAGAGGAATTTTTACCCGTGTAATGACTGCTATAAAAATGGATGAAGTTGCCGAACCGTTTATACAGCGCCGCGCAATCCGCCATATGGAAAAGAAAAGAGTTGTGATATTTTCCGGAGGAACAGGAAGTCCTTACTTTACAACAGATACTGCAGCAGCATTAAGAGCTATTGAAATAAAAGCTGATGTGATTATCAAGGGAACAAGAGTTGACGGAGTTTATGACTGCGACCCTGAAAAAAATGCAAAGGCGAAAATGTACAAAAAACTTTCTTACATAAATGTTATTGAGCAGAACCTAAAAGTTATGGATATGACTGCGATAACTTTATGCTCTGAAAATAAACTGCCGATATTAGTTTTTAACATGAATAAAAAAGATAATCTGAAAAAAATTGTTACAGGTGAAAACATAGGAACATTAATTTCGTAA
- the tsf gene encoding translation elongation factor Ts has product MEITLDLIKDLRGKTGAGINDCKKALVESDGDIQKAIELLRKKGAATAMKRADKVANEGAIKTKISADKKIGAIVEINCETDFVAKGDNFQKFAEDTAEAALNAKSEDVDTILNSKSNAGLTVKEALDSIVSAVAEKTELRRAKIVESPDGFVADYVHFGSKLGSMVAVKGKLTDAAEALAKSVAMQVVAMNPLSIDRNGISAETIEKEKDIYMTVAKNEGKAENIAERIVLNKVEKFYQDNTLLEQESIKESGRTVQDLIKDYKKSSGEEFDVVEMVRFQLGG; this is encoded by the coding sequence ATGGAAATTACTTTAGATTTAATAAAAGACTTACGCGGTAAAACCGGCGCTGGTATCAATGACTGTAAAAAAGCATTGGTAGAATCCGACGGTGATATTCAAAAAGCAATTGAGCTCCTTAGAAAAAAAGGCGCAGCAACTGCAATGAAAAGAGCAGATAAAGTTGCTAACGAAGGCGCAATAAAAACAAAAATCAGTGCTGATAAAAAAATCGGTGCTATTGTTGAAATAAACTGCGAAACAGACTTCGTTGCAAAAGGCGATAACTTCCAGAAGTTTGCTGAAGATACTGCAGAAGCAGCATTGAATGCAAAATCAGAAGATGTTGATACAATCCTTAACTCAAAATCAAATGCAGGACTTACAGTAAAAGAAGCTCTTGATTCAATCGTATCTGCAGTAGCGGAAAAAACTGAATTAAGAAGAGCTAAAATTGTTGAATCTCCTGACGGATTTGTTGCTGACTATGTTCACTTCGGCAGCAAGCTCGGTTCTATGGTTGCAGTAAAAGGAAAATTAACAGATGCAGCTGAAGCGCTTGCAAAAAGCGTAGCAATGCAGGTTGTTGCAATGAATCCTCTTTCTATCGATAGAAACGGAATCAGCGCAGAGACGATTGAAAAGGAAAAAGATATTTATATGACAGTTGCAAAGAACGAAGGCAAAGCAGAAAACATTGCTGAAAGAATCGTTCTTAATAAAGTAGAAAAATTCTATCAGGATAATACATTGCTTGAGCAGGAGTCTATTAAGGAATCCGGCAGAACAGTGCAGGACCTGATTAAAGATTATAAAAAATCTTCAGGTGAAGAATTTGACGTTGTTGAAATGGTCAGATTCCAGCTCGGAGGTTAA
- the rpsB gene encoding 30S ribosomal protein S2, translated as MAKVQVEDLLLAGSHFGHLTRRWDPKMRPYIFMERNGIHIIDLKKTLGLLEDATNAITNVVSQGKKFLFVGTKKQAKAIIKAQAERSDSFYVSERWLGGMLTNFNTVRKSIKKLTNIQKMEQDGTIENFVKKERLVLAREREKLEKVLNGIANMTKLPGAIFLVDVKKEHIAIQEARKLNIPIFAIVDTNCDPDLVDFPIPANDDAVKSIEIITRAIADAIIDGNELAKTKAMDESEELKEKMEA; from the coding sequence ATGGCAAAAGTTCAAGTAGAAGATTTGCTTTTAGCAGGCTCACACTTTGGTCACTTAACCAGAAGATGGGATCCGAAAATGCGTCCTTACATCTTCATGGAAAGAAACGGGATTCACATTATCGATCTCAAAAAAACATTAGGACTTCTTGAAGATGCAACCAACGCAATCACAAACGTTGTATCTCAAGGAAAAAAATTCTTATTCGTTGGTACAAAAAAACAAGCAAAAGCTATCATCAAAGCTCAGGCAGAGAGAAGCGATTCTTTTTATGTTTCTGAAAGATGGCTTGGCGGAATGTTAACCAACTTCAACACTGTAAGAAAAAGCATTAAGAAGCTTACAAACATTCAGAAGATGGAACAGGACGGAACAATCGAAAATTTCGTTAAGAAAGAAAGACTTGTTCTTGCAAGAGAAAGAGAAAAACTTGAAAAAGTTTTAAACGGTATTGCTAACATGACAAAACTTCCGGGCGCAATTTTCTTAGTTGATGTTAAGAAAGAACACATTGCAATTCAGGAAGCAAGAAAATTAAATATTCCTATCTTCGCAATAGTTGATACAAACTGCGACCCTGATTTAGTTGATTTCCCGATCCCTGCAAACGATGACGCTGTAAAATCTATCGAGATAATCACACGCGCAATTGCAGATGCAATCATTGACGGAAACGAACTTGCAAAGACAAAAGCTATGGATGAAAGCGAAGAGCTTAAAGAAAAGATGGAAGCATAA
- the rpsI gene encoding 30S ribosomal protein S9, with product MALQEHIAVGRRKTSTARVILRNGNGKITINDREGEKYFATENCFQEILLPLKKTNTFGTYDILVNVDGGGFTGQVGAIKLGIARALVNINPEYRAMLKVDSLLTRDPRAVERKKYGQPKARKKFQFSKR from the coding sequence ATGGCTTTACAAGAACATATTGCAGTAGGCAGAAGAAAAACTTCAACCGCAAGAGTGATTTTGAGAAACGGAAACGGAAAAATCACAATCAATGACCGCGAAGGTGAAAAATATTTCGCAACTGAAAATTGTTTTCAGGAAATATTATTACCTTTGAAAAAAACCAACACATTCGGCACTTACGATATCCTCGTAAACGTTGACGGCGGCGGTTTCACAGGTCAGGTAGGCGCAATAAAGCTCGGTATTGCAAGAGCGCTTGTTAACATCAACCCTGAATACAGAGCGATGTTAAAAGTTGACAGCTTGCTTACAAGAGACCCGCGTGCAGTTGAAAGAAAGAAATACGGACAGCCGAAAGCAAGAAAGAAATTCCAATTCTCTAAGAGATAA
- the rplM gene encoding 50S ribosomal protein L13: MKDAIKNSIRTTKFATAQENAGNWYVVDLKDKILGRAASEIAKRIRGKYNPKFTPNSDSGDWVIVINAEKVKINVKREELKDYKRHSLYPGGQTITSYKEMRAKHPERIIEYAVKRMLPKTRLGNKLIHKLKVYVGEEHPHGAQNPVELSL, encoded by the coding sequence ATGAAAGACGCTATTAAAAATTCTATCAGAACGACTAAATTTGCTACTGCGCAGGAAAATGCCGGCAATTGGTATGTTGTTGATTTAAAAGATAAGATTCTCGGAAGGGCTGCATCTGAAATCGCTAAGAGAATCAGAGGTAAATACAATCCGAAGTTCACTCCGAATTCCGATTCAGGTGACTGGGTTATCGTTATCAACGCCGAAAAAGTTAAGATCAACGTTAAAAGAGAAGAATTAAAAGATTACAAAAGACACTCATTATATCCGGGTGGACAGACAATCACTTCTTATAAAGAAATGAGAGCCAAGCATCCAGAGAGAATTATTGAGTATGCTGTTAAAAGAATGTTACCTAAAACAAGATTAGGCAACAAGCTTATCCACAAATTAAAAGTTTACGTAGGTGAAGAGCATCCGCACGGTGCACAGAATCCTGTCGAATTGAGTCTATAA
- a CDS encoding PAS domain-containing protein, translating into MNKLLQRQVQKVFGTTENFPQKYNELFNLISESYENKDNDRKMLERVLEMTSEEMIKLNEKIRAEARDALKLVDNRLKHATSAVNVGIWEFDFVNDKVIWDETTFKLYGLDYVDKIDEVEAWKKHVAPEHQKMAEHAMKDAISGKKEFDIEYKVIWPDNSVHYLRTKGVTQKDETGRVVNMLGTKWDVSEKWRAQLNIKREKELADSVINSLPVIFFLFNKEGKFLRWNKNLMQVTGYSEEEMAKIHPLDFFHDDEKEKMQNEIKMVLTYGQSDSEANILTKSKKRIPYYFNSITINYEGQECVIGTGTNITDRKRMEENLKAKNKDLEEFAHIVSHNLRAPIAKIQGLTSLVNTEEVVIKDNMDLLEYIKDEVTNLDKIIKEMNSIIREKEYVNFKTSYPGIKTQTKQIKTIFLIDDDPVVNIISTKIIEKAKFAEKIEVYTNAGNALEDLDKKFLTDKKELPEVVFLDINMPGKNGWEFLDEFEKLCEDIKKNCKVFMLTSSIDPNDVKKSQTYETVKDFIVKPLTKEKLAKLNI; encoded by the coding sequence ATGAATAAACTCCTACAAAGACAAGTCCAAAAAGTTTTCGGAACTACAGAAAACTTCCCGCAAAAATACAACGAACTCTTCAACCTCATAAGTGAATCCTACGAAAATAAAGATAATGACAGGAAAATGTTGGAAAGGGTTCTTGAAATGACATCTGAAGAAATGATTAAACTGAATGAGAAAATCAGAGCCGAGGCACGGGATGCATTAAAACTGGTTGATAACCGTCTGAAACATGCTACCAGCGCAGTAAATGTCGGTATCTGGGAGTTTGACTTTGTTAATGATAAAGTAATCTGGGATGAAACAACATTTAAATTGTATGGTCTGGATTATGTTGATAAAATAGATGAGGTAGAAGCATGGAAAAAACATGTTGCTCCGGAACACCAGAAAATGGCAGAGCATGCAATGAAAGATGCAATTTCAGGAAAAAAAGAGTTTGATATTGAATACAAAGTTATATGGCCTGATAACAGCGTTCATTATCTCAGGACTAAAGGAGTCACTCAAAAGGACGAAACAGGAAGAGTCGTAAATATGCTGGGCACGAAATGGGATGTCTCGGAAAAATGGAGAGCGCAGTTAAATATTAAGCGTGAAAAAGAACTTGCCGATTCTGTAATTAACAGCCTGCCGGTAATATTTTTCTTATTTAATAAAGAAGGAAAATTTTTAAGATGGAACAAAAATCTGATGCAGGTTACCGGTTACTCAGAAGAAGAAATGGCTAAAATTCATCCGCTGGATTTTTTTCATGATGACGAAAAAGAAAAAATGCAGAACGAAATAAAGATGGTGCTTACTTACGGTCAAAGCGACTCAGAAGCAAATATACTGACAAAGTCAAAGAAAAGAATTCCGTACTACTTCAACTCCATTACAATTAACTATGAAGGTCAGGAATGTGTTATAGGAACCGGTACAAATATAACTGACCGGAAACGAATGGAAGAAAACCTTAAAGCAAAAAATAAAGATCTGGAAGAATTTGCGCACATAGTTTCACATAATCTGCGTGCGCCGATTGCAAAGATACAGGGGCTCACCTCTCTTGTGAATACAGAAGAAGTCGTAATAAAAGATAATATGGATTTACTTGAATACATTAAGGATGAAGTAACAAATCTTGATAAGATTATAAAGGAAATGAATTCAATTATCAGAGAAAAAGAATATGTTAATTTCAAAACTTCTTATCCCGGAATAAAAACACAAACCAAACAGATAAAAACAATTTTTCTGATTGACGATGACCCGGTAGTAAATATAATTTCAACCAAAATTATTGAGAAAGCAAAATTCGCAGAGAAGATAGAAGTTTATACTAATGCAGGAAATGCTCTTGAAGATTTAGATAAAAAATTTCTAACTGATAAAAAGGAACTGCCCGAAGTTGTATTTCTTGATATTAACATGCCCGGTAAAAACGGATGGGAGTTCCTGGACGAATTTGAAAAATTGTGCGAAGATATAAAGAAAAACTGTAAAGTATTTATGTTGACATCTTCAATTGATCCTAATGATGTAAAAAAATCACAAACATACGAAACTGTGAAGGATTTTATCGTAAAACCATTAACAAAAGAAAAATTAGCAAAGCTGAATATATAA